One genomic window of Hymenobacter sp. J193 includes the following:
- a CDS encoding T9SS type A sorting domain-containing protein, protein MKKILTLATMGLLSAASFSAQAQTLDGQLLPAEGYTMIGENTSTVHGFGDHGIGAMYVKTTATKLYIALTAALETNGNSLQIYLNLPGKTGIAAGQALAASNTTGTSFEKNMAKMDMEVDYAFGVKGGTTSSAGSIIDYTKLTDGKATDQKTGDLLNVGTAATVADGTTGGFGKTRMAFTNLNTLTAHTAAGGTAAWEIELDKADLGIADNDVIQLFAAQNNGDGGYFSSDVLPVVPGNTAPQTAPIGTNNEGNFATNPDFSALPGTQSISYTVMVATANRGAVARELDFQVYPNPAHKANIRYKVTGQNDVVLEVYNLMGQRMRTLAAAKQSGTQSVALTDLKAGTYLVKLRVGDQLTSQKVVIL, encoded by the coding sequence ATGAAAAAAATCCTTACCCTCGCAACTATGGGGTTGCTTTCTGCGGCTTCCTTCTCTGCTCAGGCGCAAACGCTGGACGGGCAATTGCTTCCGGCTGAAGGCTACACCATGATTGGGGAAAACACCAGCACCGTTCATGGCTTTGGTGACCATGGCATTGGCGCCATGTATGTAAAAACCACGGCTACCAAGCTGTACATTGCCCTGACGGCCGCCCTGGAAACCAATGGTAACTCCCTGCAGATTTACCTGAATCTGCCCGGCAAAACCGGTATTGCGGCCGGGCAGGCGCTGGCGGCCAGCAACACTACTGGTACTTCGTTTGAGAAGAACATGGCCAAGATGGACATGGAGGTAGACTATGCGTTTGGCGTGAAAGGGGGCACTACGTCTTCCGCTGGCAGCATTATCGACTACACCAAGCTGACAGATGGAAAAGCCACCGACCAGAAGACCGGCGACCTGCTGAATGTTGGTACGGCAGCTACCGTGGCTGATGGCACCACCGGTGGTTTTGGCAAAACGCGCATGGCTTTCACCAACCTCAATACCCTCACGGCGCACACCGCTGCCGGTGGCACCGCCGCTTGGGAAATCGAGCTGGATAAAGCCGATCTGGGCATTGCCGATAATGATGTGATTCAACTGTTTGCTGCCCAGAACAACGGCGACGGCGGATATTTCTCGTCTGACGTACTACCCGTAGTTCCGGGCAACACCGCACCACAGACCGCACCCATCGGCACCAACAACGAAGGCAACTTTGCTACCAACCCCGATTTCTCAGCCCTACCCGGTACGCAATCTATCAGCTACACGGTGATGGTAGCTACTGCCAACCGTGGCGCCGTAGCCCGGGAGCTTGATTTTCAGGTATATCCCAACCCCGCTCATAAGGCCAACATCCGTTACAAGGTAACCGGCCAGAACGACGTAGTGCTGGAGGTGTATAACCTGATGGGGCAGCGGATGCGCACGTTGGCAGCGGCCAAGCAGTCGGGCACGCAGTCCGTGGCCCTCACCGATTTGAAAGCCGGAACCTACCTCGTAAAGCTGCGGGTTGGTGACCAGCTGACCAGCCAGAAAGTGGTTATTCTGTAG
- a CDS encoding aminodeoxychorismate/anthranilate synthase component II produces MKILVLDNYDSFTYNLVQVLRELGHTDNVTVIRNDKLAVADVADYDAVLLSPGPGVPSEAGLMPEIIRQYAPTKRILGVCLGHQGLAESFGGELYNLPQVLHGLATEAEVVAEDKLFAGLPSRFQVGRYHSWSVRPESMPEELEVTVQDADGQVLAFRHRQYDVRGVQFHPESILTEHGHDMLRNWLA; encoded by the coding sequence ATGAAAATCCTCGTTCTTGATAACTACGACTCCTTCACCTACAACCTCGTGCAGGTGTTGCGGGAGCTGGGCCACACCGATAACGTCACCGTTATCCGCAACGACAAGCTGGCCGTGGCCGACGTGGCCGACTACGACGCCGTGCTGCTGTCGCCCGGGCCGGGCGTGCCTTCCGAGGCAGGTCTGATGCCGGAAATCATCCGCCAGTACGCACCCACCAAGCGCATTCTGGGCGTATGCCTGGGGCACCAGGGGCTGGCCGAAAGCTTCGGTGGGGAACTGTACAACCTGCCGCAGGTACTACACGGGCTGGCTACGGAGGCTGAAGTGGTGGCGGAGGACAAGCTCTTCGCGGGTTTGCCTTCGCGCTTTCAGGTAGGCCGTTACCATTCCTGGAGCGTGCGGCCCGAGTCCATGCCTGAGGAGCTGGAAGTGACGGTGCAGGACGCCGATGGCCAGGTTCTGGCCTTTCGCCACCGCCAGTATGACGTGCGCGGCGTGCAATTCCACCCCGAGTCCATCCTCACCGAGCATGGCCACGACATGCTGCGCAACTGGTTGGCTTAA
- a CDS encoding SusC/RagA family TonB-linked outer membrane protein: MKHPYLPKLLFLLLFVCAGFTSALAQTGSISGRIVDEKSQGIPGVTVLIEGTSLGTSTNSDGQFSIQNVPAGPQTIVASFVGFTTTRRPVTISAGQNATLDVSLAENTTLLNEAVVIGYGTQRRQDLTGAVEQISEKQFVKGQVTNPEQLIQGKVAGLQVTTGGGAPGTGSSIRIRGGSSLSASNDPLIVIDGVPVDNQGISGAANPLSLINPNDIESITVLKDASSTAIYGSRASNGVILVTTKRGLQGEKLTVNVSSQNSISEAVKYIDVLNGPEYRALVNSRGNAQQKAQVGTANTDWQKEIFRTAQTTDNNVSIAGSAGPVPFRVSGGYLDQEGLLINNDLKRYTGSISLTPVLLDSKLRVTLNLKGSWIDNNFSDGGAVAAAVFYDPTQPVYSSNPLLAKYGGYYQNLDVNGNINTLSGRNPVGLINQRRDRSTVKRSIGNIQLDYRLPFVDGLSANLNVGYDIQRGRGSVYVAPNSATFVGDRLGKGQNNPYAANNDNKLLEAYLKYDKEIGIGRLELLAGHSYQAFDYKTFVFDDFTAAGEVFIPATMPINGKDYTDPGYRLLSFYGRANYNIKDKYLFTGTFRADGSSRFPENNRWGYFPSGAFAWRIKGEDFLANNSVVSDLKLRFGYGQTGQQDLGTSVEGLYGYLALYTPSQNTASYQLGDRFYTTSRPSFYNLQRKWETTTTYNVGLDYGFIDNRISGSVDVYQRDTKDLLNFIEVAALANLSNAGNFNVGSMTNKGVEAIVNVDVLRGEKLNWSLNLNGNYNQNEITRLTLVESPNYIGVPTGVIGGGVGNNIQINSVGYPANSFYVYQQVYGTDGKPLEGVYVDRNKDGVVNGSDRYRYKSSRPKYILGFGSNLSYGKASLAFTMRSSLDNYMYNNLRSGSTFSANSTGFLSNATHEVLNSQFSTAQYFSDYYMENASYLRMENITLGYNVGKIAQDKANVNLSLSVQNAFVITDYTGLDPEVFNGIDNSIYPRPRTFTLGLNIGF; encoded by the coding sequence ATGAAACACCCTTATCTGCCGAAACTGCTGTTTCTGCTTTTGTTTGTGTGTGCTGGTTTCACCAGTGCGCTAGCGCAAACCGGCTCCATAAGCGGCCGGATTGTGGACGAAAAAAGCCAGGGCATCCCCGGTGTGACCGTGCTAATTGAAGGCACCTCCCTGGGCACTTCCACCAACTCCGACGGTCAGTTCTCCATCCAGAACGTGCCCGCCGGTCCGCAAACGATTGTCGCATCGTTTGTTGGGTTCACCACCACCCGTCGTCCTGTCACGATAAGCGCCGGGCAGAACGCAACTCTGGACGTAAGCCTGGCCGAAAACACTACGCTGCTCAATGAGGCGGTAGTTATCGGCTACGGTACCCAGCGCCGGCAGGACCTGACGGGCGCCGTAGAGCAGATTTCCGAAAAGCAGTTCGTGAAAGGCCAGGTAACCAACCCCGAGCAGCTGATTCAAGGCAAAGTAGCCGGTTTGCAGGTAACCACCGGCGGTGGTGCGCCTGGCACGGGCTCGTCTATCCGTATTCGCGGCGGCTCTTCGCTGAGCGCCAGCAACGACCCATTGATCGTAATCGATGGCGTGCCCGTTGACAACCAGGGCATTTCCGGGGCGGCTAACCCCTTGTCGCTGATCAACCCCAACGACATCGAAAGCATTACGGTGCTGAAGGATGCTTCGTCTACGGCCATCTACGGTTCGCGCGCTTCTAACGGCGTAATTCTGGTGACCACCAAGCGCGGCCTGCAGGGCGAAAAGCTAACGGTGAACGTAAGCTCGCAGAACTCTATTTCGGAAGCGGTTAAGTACATTGACGTGCTGAACGGCCCCGAGTACCGGGCACTGGTTAATTCCCGCGGCAATGCCCAGCAGAAAGCCCAGGTAGGCACGGCCAACACCGACTGGCAGAAGGAGATTTTCCGCACGGCCCAAACCACCGACAACAACGTGAGCATTGCCGGCTCGGCTGGCCCGGTTCCCTTCCGGGTGTCCGGCGGCTACCTCGACCAGGAAGGCCTGTTGATCAACAACGACCTGAAGCGCTACACCGGCTCGATTAGCCTCACGCCCGTGCTGCTGGACAGCAAGCTGCGCGTGACCCTGAACCTGAAAGGCTCCTGGATCGACAACAACTTCTCGGATGGTGGCGCGGTAGCAGCGGCCGTTTTCTACGATCCTACGCAGCCTGTGTACTCCAGCAATCCTTTGCTGGCTAAGTATGGCGGATACTACCAAAACCTGGATGTGAATGGCAACATCAACACCCTCTCGGGCCGCAACCCGGTGGGTCTGATCAACCAGCGCCGCGACCGGAGCACCGTAAAGCGCAGCATCGGCAACATCCAGCTCGACTACCGCCTGCCCTTCGTAGACGGTCTGAGCGCCAACCTGAACGTGGGCTACGACATTCAGCGCGGCCGTGGCTCGGTATACGTAGCACCCAACTCCGCTACGTTCGTGGGTGACCGTCTGGGCAAAGGCCAGAACAACCCCTACGCCGCCAACAACGACAACAAGCTGCTGGAAGCCTACCTTAAGTATGACAAGGAAATTGGAATTGGCCGCCTGGAACTGCTGGCGGGTCATTCCTACCAGGCCTTCGACTACAAAACGTTTGTCTTTGACGACTTCACGGCCGCAGGCGAGGTATTCATCCCGGCTACGATGCCCATCAACGGCAAAGACTACACCGACCCGGGTTACCGCCTGCTGTCGTTCTATGGCCGCGCCAACTACAACATCAAGGATAAGTACCTGTTCACCGGCACTTTCCGGGCCGACGGCTCTTCCCGCTTCCCTGAGAACAACCGCTGGGGCTACTTCCCGTCCGGTGCTTTCGCCTGGCGTATTAAAGGAGAAGACTTCCTGGCCAACAATTCGGTGGTGTCTGACCTGAAACTCCGCTTCGGCTACGGCCAGACGGGCCAGCAGGACCTGGGCACCAGTGTTGAAGGCTTGTATGGGTACCTGGCGCTGTATACGCCCAGCCAGAACACCGCTTCTTACCAGCTGGGTGACCGATTCTACACCACCAGCCGTCCTAGCTTCTACAACCTGCAGCGCAAGTGGGAAACCACGACAACCTACAACGTAGGTCTGGACTACGGCTTTATCGACAACCGCATTTCCGGCTCGGTAGACGTGTACCAGCGCGATACGAAAGACCTGCTGAACTTCATCGAAGTAGCTGCGCTGGCCAACCTGTCTAACGCTGGCAACTTCAACGTGGGCAGCATGACCAACAAAGGTGTGGAAGCCATTGTAAACGTAGACGTTCTGCGCGGCGAAAAGCTCAACTGGTCGCTGAACCTGAACGGCAACTACAACCAGAACGAAATTACGCGCCTTACCCTGGTGGAGTCGCCAAACTACATTGGCGTTCCTACCGGCGTTATTGGTGGCGGGGTTGGCAACAACATTCAGATCAACTCGGTAGGCTACCCGGCAAACTCCTTCTACGTGTATCAGCAGGTATACGGCACGGATGGCAAGCCGCTGGAAGGCGTGTACGTGGACCGCAACAAGGATGGTGTGGTAAACGGCTCGGACCGCTACCGCTACAAGTCGTCGCGGCCGAAGTACATCCTGGGCTTTGGCTCCAACCTGAGCTACGGCAAAGCCAGCCTGGCTTTCACGATGCGCTCCAGCCTCGACAACTACATGTACAACAACCTACGTTCGGGCTCTACCTTCTCGGCCAACTCTACCGGCTTCCTGAGCAACGCCACGCACGAGGTTCTGAACTCGCAGTTCAGCACGGCCCAGTACTTCTCCGATTACTACATGGAGAATGCTTCGTACCTGCGCATGGAGAACATCACGCTGGGGTACAATGTGGGTAAAATTGCCCAGGACAAGGCGAACGTAAACCTCTCGCTGTCTGTTCAGAATGCGTTCGTTATCACCGATTACACCGGGCTTGACCCAGAGGTGTTCAACGGCATCGATAACTCCATCTACCCGCGCCCGCGCACGTTCACACTTGGTCTGAACATCGGCTTCTAA
- a CDS encoding SusE domain-containing protein translates to MKLWLTQILGLCAGVVLLSSCEKDEVRVVAQPGTPSTLTASTTTVDLAESKAAETAVTFSWTPADYGYEGQVVAYELQLDKKGNKFAKPQLFAVGTAMKKTFTVAELNSLMLELQLPADATAEIEARVKTSIGTTGSATATTRYSAVSTVSGTPYSAGDVVIPYPSVYIPGAHQGWDPASAPKAASVADNKVYEGYANFPAANNEFKFTAAPNWDLAYGDDGSAATTGGTTTGKLSTTPGGPNLKVPTAGYYMLKADLNTQTWSATRTEWGIIGSATAKGWDGDTPMTFDVANQVWTVTTDLKGGQAMKFRANGNWDVNFGDNEPDKILEYGGKDIIVKDDGNYTVTLSLKNGAGNYTYKIRQN, encoded by the coding sequence ATGAAACTCTGGCTTACCCAAATACTAGGGCTGTGCGCGGGCGTAGTACTTCTTTCTTCCTGCGAGAAAGATGAAGTACGCGTAGTTGCTCAACCCGGCACTCCTTCTACCCTCACGGCTTCAACTACCACGGTGGATCTGGCCGAAAGCAAGGCTGCTGAAACTGCGGTAACCTTTTCCTGGACGCCGGCAGACTACGGCTACGAAGGACAAGTTGTGGCTTACGAGCTGCAGCTTGATAAGAAAGGCAACAAATTCGCCAAGCCCCAGCTGTTTGCCGTTGGCACGGCCATGAAAAAAACCTTTACGGTAGCCGAACTGAACTCGCTTATGCTGGAGCTGCAGTTACCTGCCGATGCGACGGCGGAGATTGAAGCGCGGGTGAAGACCTCTATCGGCACGACAGGCTCTGCCACGGCCACGACGCGCTACTCGGCTGTATCAACGGTAAGCGGTACGCCTTACAGCGCTGGTGATGTTGTTATTCCTTATCCTTCGGTTTACATCCCCGGCGCCCACCAGGGCTGGGACCCGGCCTCGGCTCCGAAAGCGGCTTCGGTTGCAGATAACAAGGTGTACGAAGGCTATGCTAACTTCCCCGCGGCCAACAACGAGTTCAAATTTACGGCTGCTCCCAACTGGGACCTCGCGTACGGTGATGATGGCTCGGCCGCTACCACGGGTGGAACAACCACTGGCAAGCTCTCCACTACTCCCGGTGGGCCTAACCTCAAGGTTCCTACTGCCGGCTACTACATGCTGAAGGCTGACCTCAATACGCAGACCTGGAGCGCAACGCGCACGGAGTGGGGCATCATTGGCTCAGCTACTGCAAAAGGCTGGGATGGTGATACCCCTATGACATTTGATGTAGCTAATCAAGTTTGGACCGTGACCACCGACCTGAAAGGTGGCCAAGCCATGAAATTCCGGGCCAACGGCAACTGGGACGTCAACTTTGGCGACAATGAGCCCGATAAAATTCTCGAGTACGGAGGTAAGGATATTATAGTGAAAGATGACGGTAATTACACCGTTACGCTGAGCCTGAAAAATGGCGCGGGCAACTACACGTACAAGATTCGTCAGAACTAG
- a CDS encoding anthranilate synthase component I family protein, whose product MQTFQLHTRYLRVLADTVTPVGLYLRLRDRYPNCLLLESSDYHGQQNAFSYLAFDPLARFELQGGELTLTLPNNTTHTETLAEPRQALLRLQEFANAFQTEDTGHDFITGGLFGYLGYEAVQYFEDLELNTAKEPAGTVPEILYSTYRYVIAVNHFRNELYVFEHTLAGETVDEDGLTRLVNLIRNPSLPDFKFQTVGEEQTNQTDEEFLRVLAQGQQHCRRGDVFQIVLSRRFQQSFVGDEFNVYRALRSINPSPYLFYFDYGSFKIFGSSPETQLLVKGRQASLYPIAGTFRRTGHDAEDAALAQKLAADPKENAEHVMLVDLARNDLARHGDEVKVKVFREIQFYSHVIHLVSEVTAKLAPKASSLQVVADTFPAGTLSGAPKHRAMQLIDGLEPTARGYYGGAIGHLGFNGDFNHAIMIRSFLSAADQLYFQAGAGVVAASDINSELQEVHHKLAALRKALQEAALV is encoded by the coding sequence ATGCAAACTTTTCAGCTCCATACGCGCTACCTCCGGGTGCTGGCCGATACGGTAACGCCCGTGGGCTTGTATCTGCGCCTGCGCGACCGGTACCCCAACTGCCTGCTGCTGGAAAGCTCCGACTACCACGGTCAGCAGAACGCTTTCAGCTATCTGGCTTTCGATCCGCTGGCCCGCTTTGAGCTGCAGGGCGGGGAGCTGACGCTGACGTTGCCGAACAATACCACGCACACCGAAACGCTGGCCGAGCCCCGGCAAGCGCTGCTGCGGCTGCAGGAGTTTGCCAATGCTTTCCAGACCGAAGACACGGGCCACGACTTTATTACGGGCGGGCTGTTTGGCTACCTGGGCTATGAGGCAGTGCAGTACTTCGAGGACCTGGAGCTGAACACGGCCAAAGAGCCGGCCGGCACGGTGCCGGAAATCCTGTACAGCACCTACCGCTACGTTATTGCCGTCAACCACTTCCGCAACGAGCTATATGTGTTTGAGCATACGCTGGCCGGCGAAACGGTGGACGAGGACGGGCTGACGCGGCTGGTGAATCTGATTCGGAACCCGTCGTTGCCAGACTTCAAGTTCCAGACCGTGGGTGAGGAGCAAACCAACCAGACCGACGAGGAGTTTCTGCGGGTACTGGCGCAGGGTCAGCAGCACTGCCGCCGCGGCGACGTCTTTCAAATTGTGCTGTCGCGTCGGTTTCAGCAGAGTTTTGTGGGTGACGAGTTCAACGTGTACCGGGCGCTGCGCTCTATCAACCCCTCACCCTACCTGTTTTACTTCGACTACGGCTCTTTCAAGATTTTCGGCTCCTCACCCGAAACGCAGCTGCTGGTGAAGGGGCGCCAGGCCAGCCTGTATCCCATTGCCGGCACTTTCCGGCGCACCGGCCACGATGCCGAGGACGCCGCCCTGGCCCAGAAGCTGGCCGCCGACCCCAAGGAAAATGCCGAGCACGTGATGCTGGTAGACTTGGCCCGCAACGACCTGGCCCGCCATGGCGACGAAGTAAAGGTGAAGGTGTTCCGCGAAATTCAGTTCTACTCTCACGTCATTCACCTGGTAAGCGAGGTGACGGCCAAGCTGGCGCCCAAAGCCAGCTCCCTGCAGGTGGTGGCCGATACCTTCCCTGCCGGCACACTTTCCGGCGCGCCCAAGCACCGCGCCATGCAGCTCATTGATGGGCTGGAACCCACGGCCCGCGGCTACTACGGCGGTGCCATCGGCCATCTGGGCTTCAACGGCGACTTCAACCACGCCATCATGATTCGCTCCTTCCTGAGTGCCGCCGACCAGCTGTACTTCCAGGCGGGTGCGGGTGTGGTGGCCGCTTCCGATATCAACTCCGAGCTGCAGGAAGTGCACCACAAGCTGGCCGCCCTGCGCAAAGCTCTGCAGGAAGCGGCATTAGTGTAA
- a CDS encoding RagB/SusD family nutrient uptake outer membrane protein — protein MKNKFIRSVAAALLAVALSPLSSCVNELDQSPSYQANTETVYRDPAQIQQVLARLYATLAVSGQSGPSGQPDISGIDEGFSNYLRQYWGAQELTTDEAIIAWNDGNLPDFNRLAWNADNEFVRAIYDRIFYQVSLCNEFIRQTTPARLSERGISEEDQAAIRTYRAEARFLRALSYWHGIDMFGNIPFATEESTVGSTPPPQQSRKFVFDYIESELKAIDGELLAPKAVYARADKAAAWMLLSKLYLNAQVYTGQERNNDAAIYAAKVIDANAFTLAPDYQSLFLADNDKTAARNEVIFPITFDGQRTRTFGGMTFIVHAAVGGSMSPANFGVNGGWAGNRAKKNLVELFPDGAASTDNRALFYTAGQNLEINDIFAFTDGFAVTKFKNVTSNGAPGSDTEGNFPDTDFPMFRLADTYLMYAEAVLRGGAPVAGRTPLAAVNAVRDRADAEALTSVDLDDILDERGRELYWEGHRRTDLIRFGKYTTASYVWPFKGGVKEGRGVEDFRVLFPIPTTDLVANPNLKQNTGY, from the coding sequence ATGAAAAATAAATTCATACGCAGTGTAGCAGCCGCGCTGCTGGCTGTTGCTCTTTCACCGCTTTCTTCGTGCGTGAATGAGCTGGATCAGTCTCCTTCTTACCAGGCCAACACCGAAACGGTGTACCGCGACCCCGCCCAGATCCAGCAGGTATTGGCTCGTCTGTATGCCACGCTCGCAGTAAGCGGCCAGTCGGGTCCTTCTGGTCAGCCGGATATTTCCGGTATCGATGAAGGTTTTTCCAACTACCTGCGTCAGTACTGGGGTGCGCAGGAGCTGACCACCGATGAAGCCATTATTGCCTGGAATGATGGCAACCTGCCCGACTTCAACCGCCTGGCCTGGAACGCCGATAACGAATTTGTGCGGGCCATCTATGACCGGATTTTCTATCAGGTTTCGTTGTGCAACGAGTTTATCCGGCAAACCACGCCGGCCAGGCTGAGCGAGCGGGGTATTTCTGAGGAAGATCAGGCCGCCATCCGCACCTACCGGGCTGAAGCGCGCTTCCTGCGCGCCCTCAGCTACTGGCATGGCATCGACATGTTTGGTAATATTCCCTTTGCCACGGAAGAGTCGACCGTAGGCAGCACGCCTCCGCCGCAACAGTCGCGCAAGTTCGTATTCGATTATATCGAGTCGGAGCTGAAAGCTATTGACGGTGAGCTGCTGGCGCCCAAAGCCGTGTATGCCCGCGCCGATAAAGCGGCGGCCTGGATGCTGCTTTCCAAGCTGTATCTGAATGCTCAGGTGTACACCGGCCAGGAGCGCAACAACGATGCTGCCATCTACGCCGCCAAAGTAATCGATGCGAATGCCTTCACGCTGGCTCCCGACTATCAGAGCCTGTTCCTGGCCGACAACGATAAAACGGCTGCTCGCAACGAGGTAATCTTCCCGATTACGTTTGACGGTCAGCGCACCCGTACGTTCGGAGGCATGACCTTCATTGTACACGCCGCCGTTGGGGGTAGCATGTCGCCTGCTAACTTTGGCGTAAACGGTGGCTGGGCTGGCAACCGGGCCAAGAAAAACCTGGTGGAGCTGTTCCCCGACGGGGCTGCCAGCACCGATAACCGGGCTCTGTTTTATACAGCTGGTCAGAACCTGGAGATTAATGACATCTTCGCTTTCACGGATGGCTTTGCCGTTACCAAGTTCAAGAACGTAACCTCCAACGGCGCCCCCGGCTCCGACACGGAAGGCAACTTCCCCGACACCGACTTCCCCATGTTCCGCCTGGCCGACACCTACCTGATGTATGCCGAGGCGGTGCTGCGCGGCGGGGCTCCGGTAGCCGGCCGCACGCCCCTGGCAGCAGTGAATGCCGTACGGGACCGGGCTGATGCGGAGGCACTGACTTCCGTTGATCTGGATGACATCCTGGATGAGCGGGGTCGTGAGCTGTACTGGGAAGGTCACCGCCGCACCGACCTTATCCGCTTTGGCAAGTACACCACTGCCAGCTACGTATGGCCCTTCAAAGGTGGAGTGAAAGAAGGCCGTGGAGTTGAAGACTTCCGCGTACTGTTCCCGATTCCGACAACAGATCTGGTGGCGAATCCTAACCTGAAGCAAAACACGGGATACTAA
- a CDS encoding alpha/beta hydrolase-fold protein has product MRIFLTAAACLLTLAAHAQTTIRLTSVPATTPPDATVYIAGSFNSWDPGSAAHSLAKNTDGTYQITLPASVTGKLEFKFTRGSWDKVETSAQQADVSNRTYTVTGAAATVELQVANWKDLGGPGGCTSTALQPNVQVVNASFAMPQLGGRTRRVWIYLPVDYATSARRYPVLYMHDGQNVFDKCTSFSGEWGVDEALRQLQQSGQDPTGTIVVAVDNGGNSRLNEYSPWPNAEYKSGGEGDKYVDFLVETLKPYIDQQYRTLTGREYTGIAGSSMGGLISVYAALKYQNVFSKVGVFSPAFWFAKQPLFDYVKTAGHQQPIKFYFLAGAKESETMVPLMADMRDALQQQGFAAADMSYHVLEDGQHAEWFWQREFPAAFQWLYAPGVVASNGRQYPRVLLGAYPNPVKDWLHLTILSGVERVGVEIRDINSRLVLQLKNFRASDSIDVRRLSKGIYTLRVKAGRHNIEEQKIYKE; this is encoded by the coding sequence ATGCGAATTTTCCTTACGGCGGCAGCCTGCCTACTGACGCTGGCTGCCCACGCCCAAACCACCATCCGGCTTACCAGCGTACCGGCTACCACACCTCCGGACGCCACCGTGTATATAGCCGGCTCCTTTAATAGCTGGGACCCGGGCAGCGCAGCGCATAGCCTTGCTAAGAATACCGATGGAACGTACCAGATTACTCTTCCGGCCAGCGTAACAGGCAAGCTGGAGTTTAAATTTACGCGGGGCTCCTGGGATAAGGTGGAAACCAGCGCCCAGCAGGCCGACGTGAGCAACCGCACCTACACCGTTACCGGTGCTGCGGCTACGGTGGAGCTGCAGGTAGCCAACTGGAAAGACTTGGGTGGCCCCGGCGGCTGCACCAGCACCGCGCTGCAGCCCAACGTGCAGGTCGTAAACGCCAGCTTTGCCATGCCCCAGCTGGGCGGGCGCACCCGCCGCGTCTGGATTTATCTGCCCGTAGACTATGCGACCAGCGCCCGGCGCTATCCGGTGCTGTACATGCACGACGGGCAGAACGTGTTCGACAAGTGCACGAGCTTTTCGGGCGAGTGGGGCGTAGATGAGGCTCTGCGCCAACTGCAGCAAAGCGGACAGGACCCAACGGGTACCATTGTGGTGGCCGTAGACAACGGTGGCAACTCCCGCCTAAATGAGTATTCGCCGTGGCCTAATGCGGAGTATAAGAGCGGGGGAGAGGGCGACAAGTACGTGGACTTCCTGGTAGAAACCCTGAAGCCCTATATCGACCAGCAGTACCGTACGCTCACGGGCCGTGAGTACACCGGTATTGCGGGCAGCAGCATGGGTGGCCTGATTTCGGTGTACGCGGCGCTGAAGTACCAGAACGTATTCAGCAAAGTGGGCGTGTTTTCGCCGGCGTTCTGGTTTGCCAAGCAGCCGCTCTTCGACTACGTGAAAACAGCCGGCCACCAGCAGCCCATCAAATTCTACTTTCTGGCCGGCGCCAAGGAAAGCGAAACCATGGTGCCCCTGATGGCCGACATGCGCGACGCTCTGCAACAGCAGGGCTTTGCCGCCGCCGACATGAGCTACCACGTGCTGGAAGACGGGCAGCACGCCGAGTGGTTCTGGCAGCGCGAGTTTCCGGCGGCGTTTCAGTGGCTGTACGCGCCGGGTGTGGTAGCTTCTAATGGACGTCAGTATCCTCGAGTCTTGCTCGGGGCCTACCCTAATCCGGTGAAAGACTGGCTCCATCTAACCATCTTATCCGGGGTTGAGCGAGTGGGTGTGGAGATACGGGATATTAATAGCCGGCTGGTCTTGCAGCTAAAAAACTTTCGGGCTAGTGACTCGATAGATGTTAGGCGACTCAGTAAAGGCATATATACTTTGCGCGTGAAGGCTGGTCGGCATAATATTGAAGAACAAAAAATCTACAAAGAATAG